A region of the Scatophagus argus isolate fScaArg1 chromosome 19, fScaArg1.pri, whole genome shotgun sequence genome:
GTTTATTTTGAAGGTTGATTTATTTCCGCTCAGCTCACTCAAGTTGAGTCCAGTCGGTCTCCGTGCTGTTCGCTGCGGAGTTCAGGCTCTTTAGTTCGATTGCTCATCTGAACGTATCGCGATGCGTTCACTGAACTGATGAAGGCGTCAAACGTTTGGTGTAAAGGCTGTTAATATATTCAAGGCGGTCTTTGACTTTTATATCGGAGCTGATCATCTCATCttagaaacatgaaacaatctCCAttcaaaaacttaaaactttgtAAAAGTGATTTAGGCAATTCCACCTAAACATTCACGTTTAGGATGATTTCAGGGTATAAAGTTAACCCTTTGTTATTAACTTATTTATAAAACACCAAATGTCTTCAGGTTCTCCACAGAACACAGAgattattctattctattcttttaTTGAATAAAAGAATATGAATATGTTGATAAAGTTGTTGTCGAATGTTCAGCAGGACAAGCCAAGGAGAACcgagaagcagagaggaggagattgCCAAAATTCCAGAACCCTGCAAAGATATGGAAGAACCGCAGACAGCAGAACCACAACCGCACCGCAGGTTAGAGCCAACAGCACATCAACAGTTCACACAGTAGAACCACACCTGGCAAAGAGCAGAACGGGCCTCATTAAAACAGTGAAGCTAACGCTAGCAGAGTTAGCACTGCATGTTGATGTCCTGTCGTATGAGTCTTTATTAAAATATTCCATTATTAAACAACACATTCGTTTGGAAAAGTATGTTTCAGGGTTTATTTATTACAAAGTAGCCTCACTCAGAAGTGTCTCTCCTGCCcccaaaaacaaagcattaatTGCTTTTCTTGAGAGTTTATTGACAATCAGCTGACCAGAAAGTATCAGTCCTATCTGATATCTGAGTGAACTAAAGTGACTCATGGAGTTCCTCAGGGCTCGGTTCTCAGACCTCGTCTGTTCAACACCTACCTTCTTCAACCAGCTCAGATGACTGGATTTACCAGCATGTCCTCCATTTAAACgcagtcagagagaaaagtCAGCACAGACCACGAACCAGGTCAGAGATCCTGGTGTAGTCCTGGACTCAGACCTGAACCTTAACATCGCTGTGTTAAGACAAAAAACACCTCACTATCACCCTGAGGAGCATGTCAAGAACTAGAGGGTCCCTGAGATCTCTGAGGTCATTATGAGCCAGTACCCGTGTGTGGTGGGTCCTGGTCCAGGGACCTGCTGTGGAGGCCAAACAGTCACTCAGTAACTTTTTATTGGCCTGattctctgctttgtttgtctgcttcCTCTCTTCAGTCACTGTTCAGCCAATcagggagtggggggggggcgACCCACAACTCAATCAAatctgtgaaagtgaaaaataatttgtgtgtcTGCTCCAAAATTAAAACTCTTCTACCAAGTTTCATGAGCATCAGGCGGGTAGTTTTTCTGTAATCCAAACAGGACGGAAAACACGACATCCTTGGTGGAGGTAATTAAAGGACTTCTTCCTCGGTAGGATTGTTTTTATCCTCAGTGAGCTCAACGCTGTCCCCACAGACCTCAGATCAGACCGCTGCAGCTCATTCAGTCCTCACTAAGACCAGGACAGACCACATCACACATCAGATCGGCTCCggcttcctgtttgtcagaGAATTCAGTTTACAAAGAGCACTGAAAGGTTTATTTATGATTTAGTCACGAAGCTGTCTGGGATCAGGTCTGCTTACTGTCCCAAGCTAAACCTGGAGGACCAGCTCTCAGAAAACTGCTTCTTCAAACCTCAGacttcacttttctgtttgtctttcattaatttattcCGATCTTTTTCTCTGTAAAGTTTTGTCTGTCAACTATTTTCAAATCCTTTTTCACTGCCTCACATTCCATCAGAGGATGAACCGGACCGTGAGGGGGCTgtgcagcaggagaaggaggaacaGTTGGAGGAGATCAGCAGGAGGCTGATCACCAGGGAGGAGCAGCTGTTCAGTCAGGTCTCCCCCAGTGAGGAGGACGAGGACCAGCTGCACAAGGACTTCGAGGCTCTTAGACTGCAGTTATGGATGGCTGTCCACAACACCTTCACCTCGCCCTCCGCCTCTTTGCAGCACTTGGAGGTCCTGAGGAGCGCTGTGGCTTCCatccagcagcaggaggtgcAGGACCAGCGCTGGGTGGGGCATCTGGGAGACCATGTCCCAGTGTGGCGTCCTCAGAAGTGTCTCAGCACTCACAACAGTCTGCTGCGGAACATGGTGGAGTCCAGACTGTGGAAGGCCACAGAGGAGGATTCGAGCGGAGCTGATGGACTGTCCTCACCTGTGAAGAAGGAGGTGAGTCCTCAGCACTTCAGCTGAAACCTCTTTTATCTCTAACTGACCAACCACAGTCCTCATTTTGAAAACACCACTTCCACCCCCACCTTCTCTCTGAGCCCACCTGAGCGATGGGATTTGTAGCTGTGGTTGAGCCGACAGGTGTGTTGTATGAGAACTGATGTTAGTCCTGCACCTGTGCAGTTGTGCCGTATGGGGAAGCGTGTGAAGGAGgacctgctggtggtggtgaggaCGGTGAAGGACTGCTACCCTCCGCAGATGGACATCGTCAACGTGTACGCTGGACTCTACCATCAGAGCTTCTCGGCCCGGCTGACTGAACTCGCTGCTTCTGACCTGGCAGCAGACGACAGGACCTACCTGCTGTTCTGGGTCAACCACTACTACCCACAGTGAgtccacaacacaaacacactctgaacTTCATGTGAAAcaaccatgtcttcatgtctgtgtgagctTCTGGCAGTCTTCAGAATTGCTGAGGGTGTAGTGGATGTCAGGTAGGTCAGGTAGGTCAGGGGGTCCTGGTCGTCCGTGATTTGGGCTTCAGGATGGGTTCTTAGAGTTTGGTTcggtgtggtctgctgggagcttttatatttttgctttgtgcaaatcaccaaaaataaaatctttattcatacagcagctttaaaatcagattttaaaagcagaagTAGGACACTCAGGAAGACAGCAGAGATGCGAGCCAATTAATGAGttaaaacaagaagacaaaactCAGCACAAACTGtcagtaaaataaattcatatgaaagcaacaaaaacagtgcaaaaagcaaaaaatctACATCACATAAAAGTGTGTAACACTTTAAGAAGTGAGTGTTGATCCGGACTGGTTAGATGTTATGAGAGGGTGAATCCACGTTTCACATGACATGTTGACCATACATGCAGGAATATGCAGAAAAAACGTGTGGACGATAAACACATTATACAATTATTACATACAATAGTCTACAGTAAAAAGCAGTAATAACAAAATACTGTGaagtaaataaacagcagaatagACTGATACGTGAATGTCAGTGAAGTGAAGCAACGTGTTTTCCGTGTCTGAGCGTtcgtctcctcctccagtgaCATATTAGAGCATGAAGACCTTCAGGGGAAGATAAAGACGGCCTGTCTGGGttccctgctgctgcaggaccATCTGAACCCTCTGGAGGACCAGTACCTGGCCCACAAAGAGGTAAAAACCAGCACACCGAATGGCACTGGGGTCAGCTGGTCTTCTCTGGTCTGAGGTCGATCTGTCCCAGCTCCTCCAACGCTATCTCATGGTTTGTGTTGGGTTATTTAGACGTTATCGTAATGTTTCTGGGAATAAAGGTCCAGGTTTAGAGAAGCTGAGCTGGACGTTCCCGTCCAGTGAAGCTGAAGaatcagatgaaatgaaaactcTGACTGGCGTTAAAAACCTCACAGTCCACAGGTTTCAGGTGCCACTTGAGGTGTAATCACTGACAGCAGCCGAACTCTCAGGCACAGGaaggaaattaaataaaatgatgtgtttcGACGACTTGTTTCCCTTCAGGACAAAGTGAAGTCGTGGCTCAAAGCAGCTctgaggaaagaagaggaaaccTGTCTGCGCCGCGGGAAACCTGAAATCATTGACCAATACTGCTTCAGTCCTCTGGCTGTAGATGTCATACAGGTGGGACACAGACCAGGTGAGACACAGTCAGTACAGGTGGGACACAGACCAGGTGAGACACAGTCAGTACAGGTGAGCCAAAGTCAGCTCAGGTGAGATAAATGGAACACAGATTAGATTAACACTAACACACAGAGGTCAGAACAGGAGCTCTGTATGAAACACTATGACATACCTGTAGAGCAGGTGATTTCAACAGGTGTGCAGCAGGTTTACCTGGATTGTGAACCATTAGCAGCCTCTGTATATTCAGGGTTTGTGTTTCCAGATGATAAACAGCTCACTGACCGAGCTCAGCTGTGTGATCAGAGACCAGAGCAAAGCTCAGAGGATCACAGCTCACCTGGAGAACTTCCTCAGCAGGTAGCCCTCGCCCACTGGGCACACGCACACGAACAAAGCGTCTTCATGCAGATGTTTGTGTATGAGTAAAACGCCGTGTGTTTCAGCTATAAGAAGCGCGTGGAGGAGTTTGTGAAGGGAGGCCACAGCGACACCCAGTCAGTGATCAAAGCTCACCTGGTGTGCGAGCAACAGTTCAGGTACGGTTACCTGCCAAACACTAAACACCATCATCTTCTCCCCACACCGTCTCATCAGCCGTCTAACATCCTGTGCTGAAGGATTTGTTGAAATGTAGGAAGTAAGTGTGAGATGAGACAGGTAGAGGGGCGGTGAGGGCTGATCGGATGCTGTGATTCCCTCCTCTGATTGGTTCTCTGTGCCTGTCCTCAGGGATTACATCACAGgtcaaacaggaagtctgtcGGAGCAGCAGAGACGCCGCTGTCTGGACACTCTGTCTGCCCTGTGGGATTGTGGGTACAGAAGTTTAACCTGTCCCATTCACATCCAGCTGAAGGTacaaatactgcagtactgAGTACTGATGGTACTGCAGTAACTCTAAAGGTGAAGGTCTCACCTTCTCCCCATCATTTCATCTACATAATcatttctgcttgtgtgctcaGGTGTGTTTCAGTCATCTGTGGACGTCTGGCTGGCTTGACGGGTCGCTTCCTGTCGTCGATTCTCTGCTGGACTCACTGAACCAACAGCTGACCGACTTGACTGACCTGAAGCCGGCCTGCAGACAGGTGAGACGGACTGTTTACCTGTCGGTTTACTGCCTCTCCGCCTGACTGActacctgcctgtctctctgcctgtgtgcaGTCCCTGCTGAGTGTCCTCCATCAGGATGTGGTTCTTCGGTACGTGAAGAGGCTGATGAAGAgcaggatgaagagcagagagcagcaggagggcGGAGCTCAGCGAATGATCGAAGATGCACAAAAGATAAAGGACTTCTTCAGCAAGGAGGTGAGACGTGCGCAGCGTCGGGTCTGCCGTCTGAATCCGTCCTGAACCAGGAAGTGAGATCCTGTCTCACAAAAATCTGCTCCTTTTCCCCGACACATTCAGCAgaaacacctgcacaggtgtCGAGACGCAGTCCTGCAGGCGTCAGTGCTCTGATCAGCACTCACACCGTCTTTGTGTCCTCAGGGCTGCTCAGAGTCTCTGTGGCTGGCCGAGGTGCTCTGTGGCCTGGCCGAGATCCTCCGTCTGCGGGATCCTAGAAGTGTTCAGCTGGAGATGGTCAGCATGGCCCAAAGGTTCCCCGACCTCAGGTACAGACGGGCAGATGGACGGACGGACAGGCGGACAGAAAAGATTTCTCAACTAAATTTTAATCAGTATGGCGGTTGGATGCTTTTTTCAAATCCGTTGCTATGGTAACAGAGAAGCCTTGTAACCGGGATGTTGACAGGACGTCGCAGTGGCAGTCTGTGACGGTCTGTGGTAGTTTGTCACAGTCTGTGAGAGGTGATcgtttcagttttgtctgtcacactttctttttgaactcgtctttctttctctattttaGCTTCAGCTCTTTTCAGGCTAAATgtcaaagaggaagtgaaagagtgACTCGGGGCTGATGAATCGCAGTTCATTCATCGCTCTCACCCACCAGCCGAGCTCTCACTGGACGTTTGCTGGTGATGTCACCTCAGTTTAACATTCACATCACAGTAGTGAGGGGAAACACACCAAACCACATTTTGCTCTGAAgactttgttttctcatcttcCTCAAATCCAAACAaagtttctgtcactttgtgaCTGACAGGGGAAGTGAGGGTCAGAACATGtaatgttttgttctgtttaagagaggagggaggatttACTTTAGTTAAGAAAGTAGAGAaaagtacacaaataaaataaaatattacttttaaaaacatgcaaaggCAGAGAGTTTCTGTCTTTCAGAACCGAGTTGCATCTGCGGGTCAACATGATGTCATGTTCACAGTtcatggcgtgtgtgtgtgtgtgtgtgtgtgtgggtttcatGTGAAACATATCCATTATGTTAGATGCATC
Encoded here:
- the LOC124050986 gene encoding tumor necrosis factor alpha-induced protein 2-like isoform X1; the protein is MLEENKYYSEPRQAAPPHHCTAPPPGCCPRESNDLEMKAGQAKENREAERRRLPKFQNPAKIWKNRRQQNHNRTAEDEPDREGAVQQEKEEQLEEISRRLITREEQLFSQVSPSEEDEDQLHKDFEALRLQLWMAVHNTFTSPSASLQHLEVLRSAVASIQQQEVQDQRWVGHLGDHVPVWRPQKCLSTHNSLLRNMVESRLWKATEEDSSGADGLSSPVKKELCRMGKRVKEDLLVVVRTVKDCYPPQMDIVNVYAGLYHQSFSARLTELAASDLAADDRTYLLFWVNHYYPHDILEHEDLQGKIKTACLGSLLLQDHLNPLEDQYLAHKEDKVKSWLKAALRKEEETCLRRGKPEIIDQYCFSPLAVDVIQMINSSLTELSCVIRDQSKAQRITAHLENFLSSYKKRVEEFVKGGHSDTQSVIKAHLVCEQQFRDYITGQTGSLSEQQRRRCLDTLSALWDCGYRSLTCPIHIQLKVCFSHLWTSGWLDGSLPVVDSLLDSLNQQLTDLTDLKPACRQSLLSVLHQDVVLRYVKRLMKSRMKSREQQEGGAQRMIEDAQKIKDFFSKEGCSESLWLAEVLCGLAEILRLRDPRSVQLEMVSMAQRFPDLSDAHVSALLSLKTGLSAADVRSIRQSVEENRHPHVPTNHSPLFFSRVKVKWINNKINQMGLKT
- the LOC124050986 gene encoding tumor necrosis factor alpha-induced protein 2-like isoform X3 — protein: MMMQRSRGAGQAKENREAERRRLPKFQNPAKIWKNRRQQNHNRTAEDEPDREGAVQQEKEEQLEEISRRLITREEQLFSQVSPSEEDEDQLHKDFEALRLQLWMAVHNTFTSPSASLQHLEVLRSAVASIQQQEVQDQRWVGHLGDHVPVWRPQKCLSTHNSLLRNMVESRLWKATEEDSSGADGLSSPVKKELCRMGKRVKEDLLVVVRTVKDCYPPQMDIVNVYAGLYHQSFSARLTELAASDLAADDRTYLLFWVNHYYPHDILEHEDLQGKIKTACLGSLLLQDHLNPLEDQYLAHKEDKVKSWLKAALRKEEETCLRRGKPEIIDQYCFSPLAVDVIQMINSSLTELSCVIRDQSKAQRITAHLENFLSSYKKRVEEFVKGGHSDTQSVIKAHLVCEQQFRDYITGQTGSLSEQQRRRCLDTLSALWDCGYRSLTCPIHIQLKVCFSHLWTSGWLDGSLPVVDSLLDSLNQQLTDLTDLKPACRQSLLSVLHQDVVLRYVKRLMKSRMKSREQQEGGAQRMIEDAQKIKDFFSKEGCSESLWLAEVLCGLAEILRLRDPRSVQLEMVSMAQRFPDLSDAHVSALLSLKTGLSAADVRSIRQSVEENRHPHVPTNHSPLFFSRVKVKWINNKINQMGLKT
- the LOC124050986 gene encoding tumor necrosis factor alpha-induced protein 2-like isoform X2 gives rise to the protein MLEENKYYSEPRQAAPPHHCTAPPPGCCPRESNDLEMKGQAKENREAERRRLPKFQNPAKIWKNRRQQNHNRTAEDEPDREGAVQQEKEEQLEEISRRLITREEQLFSQVSPSEEDEDQLHKDFEALRLQLWMAVHNTFTSPSASLQHLEVLRSAVASIQQQEVQDQRWVGHLGDHVPVWRPQKCLSTHNSLLRNMVESRLWKATEEDSSGADGLSSPVKKELCRMGKRVKEDLLVVVRTVKDCYPPQMDIVNVYAGLYHQSFSARLTELAASDLAADDRTYLLFWVNHYYPHDILEHEDLQGKIKTACLGSLLLQDHLNPLEDQYLAHKEDKVKSWLKAALRKEEETCLRRGKPEIIDQYCFSPLAVDVIQMINSSLTELSCVIRDQSKAQRITAHLENFLSSYKKRVEEFVKGGHSDTQSVIKAHLVCEQQFRDYITGQTGSLSEQQRRRCLDTLSALWDCGYRSLTCPIHIQLKVCFSHLWTSGWLDGSLPVVDSLLDSLNQQLTDLTDLKPACRQSLLSVLHQDVVLRYVKRLMKSRMKSREQQEGGAQRMIEDAQKIKDFFSKEGCSESLWLAEVLCGLAEILRLRDPRSVQLEMVSMAQRFPDLSDAHVSALLSLKTGLSAADVRSIRQSVEENRHPHVPTNHSPLFFSRVKVKWINNKINQMGLKT